A region of the Lysobacter sp. K5869 genome:
CAGACCCGCGAACAGCACATCCGCCGCGAGAAGGCCACCAGCAACATCTGCACCGCGCAGGTACTGCTGGCGGTGATGGCGAGCATGTACGCGGTCTACCACGGCCCCGACGGCCTGACCCGCATCGCCCGCCGCGTCCACCGCCAGGCCGCGATCCTCGCCGCCGCGCTGCGTCAAGCCGGGCTCAAGGTCGCCGACGGCTTCTTCGATACCCTGCGCATCGACGGCGTCGACGCCGCCGCGATCCACGCCCGCGCCCGCGCCGCGCGCATCAACCTGCGCGAGATCGACGCCAACAGCGTCGGCGTGAGCCTGGACGAAACCGTCAACCGCGACGACCTGACCGCGCTGGCCGGCCTGTTCGGCGCCGCGCTTGACGTCGACGCGCTCGACGCCGCCACCGCCGACGCGATCCCGGCCGCGCTGCAGCGCAACTCCGCGTTCCTGCAGCACCCGGTGTTCAACACCCACCACAGCGAACACGAGCTGCTGCGCTACATGCGCTCGCTGGCCGACAAGGATCTGGCGATGGATCGCACCATGATCCCGCTGGGCTCGTGCACGATGAAGCTCAACGCCACCGCCGAGATGATCCCGGTGACCTGGCCGGAGTTCGGCAACATCCATCCGCTGGTGCCGGCCGATCAGGCCGTCGGCTACAAGCAGCTGATCGACGAACTCGAAGCGATGCTGGTGGAATGCACCGGCTACGACGCGGTCAGCCTGCAGCCCAACTCCGGCGCGCAGGGCGAATACGCCGGCCTGCTGGCGATCCGCGCCTACCACCGCTCGCGCGGCGAGGGCCATCGCGATATCTGCCTGATCCCCGACTCCGCCCACGGCACCAACCCGGCCTCGGCGCAGATGTGCGGCATGACCGTCGTGGTGACCAAGACCGACGCCAACGGCAACGTCGATGTCGAAGACATCCGCCGCAACGCCGAGAAGTACAGCGCGCGACTGGCCGCGATCATGATGACCTACCCGTCCACGCACGGCGTGTTCGAGGAAGAGGTCGTCGAGATCTGCGAAATCATCCATCGGCACGGCGGTCAGGTGTACACCGACGGCGCCAACATGAACGCGCTGGTCGGCGTGGCCAAGCCGGGCAAGTGGGGTTCGGACGTCTCGCACCTCAACCTGCACAAGACCTTCTGCATCCCGCACGGCGGCGGCGGCCCGGGCGTCGGCCCGTGCGCGGTCAAGTCGCATCTGGCGCCGTTCCTGCCCAAGACCGTCGACGGCGAAGGCGTGGTCGGCATGGTCAGCGCGGCCAGCTTCGGTTCGGCCAGCATCCTGCCGATCTCGTGGATGTACGTCACGATGATGGGCACGCAGGGCCTGCGCAAGGCGACCCAGGTCGCGCTGCTCAACGCCAACTACATCGCCAAGCGCCTCGCCCCGCACTACGAAACGCTCTACACCGGCCGCAATGGCTTGGTCGCGCACGAGTGCATCCTCGACCTGCGCCCGATCAAGGACGCCACCGGCATCAGCGCCGAAGACGTGGCCAAGCGCCTGATCGACTTCGGCTTCCACGCCCCGACCCTGAGCTTCCCGGTCGCCGGCACGCTGATGGTCGAACCGACCGAGAGCGAATCGCAGCACGAACTCGACCGTTTCATCGACGCGATGATCCAGATCCGCGAAGAGATCCGCGCGGTCGAAGACGGCCGCCTGGACCGCGAGGACAACCCGCTCAAGCACGCCCCGCACACCGCCACCCAAGTCAGCGCCAGCGAGTGGACCCACGCCTACCCGCGCGAGCTGGCCGCGTTCCCGCTGCCGTCGCTGAAGCTGCAGAAGTATTGGCCGCCGGTGTCGCGCGTGGACAATGTGTATGGCGATAAGAACGTGATGTGCGCTTGTATTCCGGTGGATGCGTATAAGGAAGAAGTCGAGGCGTAAGCTTTCCGCGGATTTCCTGCTGTGACGCAAAAGGCCCCGCTCGCGCGGGGCCTTTTGTTTTTGGGGCCGGTCGTGTCCGCTGCGCGCAGGCGCGACATCAGTCCCGGCGGGGCAGCCGCTGCTTGAGCCTTCGCCCGATGAGGTACGCCGAGACGATCGCGAAGGCCAGGCCGGTCGCGACGCCACCGGCGTACATCAAGGCCCGCGGCCAGAAATCCGGACGGTCGGGACGGTTTTCAGTCACCACCGCGGCGATCAAGTAGATCGGCACCAGCGCCGCGGCGAACGTGTTGACGATCAGATACAGGTACCACGCCGCCGTGCGCCAACGCGCCTTTCCCGTCACATGGATCTGCCGCAGGATCGAAAGGATGAAGCCCGAGGACACCGCCAGTCCGCAGACGTAGCCCGTGCCGAAAAGAAAGAAAATCGTGGAGCCATTCATGCCCATTACCGACGACGCTCGCGAAGCGAGATTATGGCCGGGCCGTCGCGATGCGGACCGAACCGAGTCTGGCCACATGCGTGGCACGCCGAACGCGGTCGCCACAGGTCTCTCTGATCGAACCGGTGCGTCTCTGCCGGATTCGAATGCGCGGCATGCCTCAACCCTGCGACGTCGCCAACGTCCCTTCCGCGACGAGCACCACGAACGCTCCCGCTCCCGCGGCCTCGCGCAGCACGCGCGCATCGTCGAAGCCTTGCGACGATTTGTAGACCACGCGCCCGTCGCTCACCGCCGCCCAGAACGGCGCGAACGCCGTCAGTAGAATCTCGCCTC
Encoded here:
- the gcvP gene encoding aminomethyl-transferring glycine dehydrogenase, translating into MTHPSLRDLEHHDAFIERHIGPNDAEIGHMLGEVGYASLEALTDAIVPASIKSPQPLALPRAISEVEALAKIRAIASNNQVFRSFIGRGYYGTHTPNVILRNILENPAWYTAYTPYQAEISQGRMEALINFQTMVADLTGMEIANASLLDEGTAAAEAMTLAKRSAKSKSNVFFVSKNVHPQTLEVLRTRAEPLDIELLIGDDAQAASADVFGALLQYPDTFGGLGDYQAVADALHARGAILAVASDLLALVLLKSPGEFGADIVVGNTQRFGVPFGFGGPHAGFMACRDAYKRSMPGRLIGVSVDSDGKPAYRLTLQTREQHIRREKATSNICTAQVLLAVMASMYAVYHGPDGLTRIARRVHRQAAILAAALRQAGLKVADGFFDTLRIDGVDAAAIHARARAARINLREIDANSVGVSLDETVNRDDLTALAGLFGAALDVDALDAATADAIPAALQRNSAFLQHPVFNTHHSEHELLRYMRSLADKDLAMDRTMIPLGSCTMKLNATAEMIPVTWPEFGNIHPLVPADQAVGYKQLIDELEAMLVECTGYDAVSLQPNSGAQGEYAGLLAIRAYHRSRGEGHRDICLIPDSAHGTNPASAQMCGMTVVVTKTDANGNVDVEDIRRNAEKYSARLAAIMMTYPSTHGVFEEEVVEICEIIHRHGGQVYTDGANMNALVGVAKPGKWGSDVSHLNLHKTFCIPHGGGGPGVGPCAVKSHLAPFLPKTVDGEGVVGMVSAASFGSASILPISWMYVTMMGTQGLRKATQVALLNANYIAKRLAPHYETLYTGRNGLVAHECILDLRPIKDATGISAEDVAKRLIDFGFHAPTLSFPVAGTLMVEPTESESQHELDRFIDAMIQIREEIRAVEDGRLDREDNPLKHAPHTATQVSASEWTHAYPRELAAFPLPSLKLQKYWPPVSRVDNVYGDKNVMCACIPVDAYKEEVEA